In the Candidatus Electrothrix rattekaaiensis genome, one interval contains:
- a CDS encoding DNA photolyase, with protein MSYGDPAKYITRLYVTEECQQDAYAQEIIRRSKLPVTVIGDRQQPDVAGAYPGNLTQGKRHLLLCRNRGRFFKPCPATREYTCCEYQVLNIGMGCPMDCVYCILQAYLNNPWISFFVNREDLFAELDAAFAADPQTFLRIGTGEFTDSLALDSLTCFSPLMVNYMRDKQNAVLELKSKSVVIDNLEGLEHGGRTLVAWSLNSPSIMEQEEIRAAGLEERLDAAVRCADWGYGLAFHFDPIIWHEGWQEGYRTTIRRLFAKVPADRIAWISLGALRYLPALRPIAAERFPRSNFFYEEFIEGLDGKARYFRTQRVEMYKLIADELARFADPATCIYFCMESENIWQEVFGYTPSERGGLRAMLDRSVQA; from the coding sequence ATGTCCTACGGCGATCCTGCAAAATATATCACCCGGCTTTATGTGACCGAAGAGTGTCAACAGGATGCCTATGCTCAGGAAATCATTCGGCGGAGCAAGCTGCCAGTAACTGTTATCGGGGATAGGCAGCAGCCTGATGTTGCCGGGGCCTATCCGGGAAATCTAACCCAGGGTAAACGCCATCTCCTCCTCTGTCGGAACAGGGGGCGTTTCTTCAAGCCCTGTCCTGCCACCCGTGAGTACACCTGCTGTGAATATCAGGTGCTCAATATCGGGATGGGTTGCCCTATGGACTGTGTCTACTGCATCCTCCAAGCCTATCTCAATAATCCCTGGATCAGCTTTTTTGTCAATAGAGAAGACCTGTTCGCGGAGCTTGATGCGGCCTTTGCCGCTGACCCGCAAACCTTTCTCCGTATAGGGACAGGTGAATTTACAGACAGCTTAGCTCTGGACAGCCTGACCTGTTTCAGTCCCCTGATGGTCAACTATATGCGGGATAAGCAGAATGCTGTGCTAGAGCTGAAGTCAAAATCCGTGGTTATTGATAATTTAGAAGGGCTGGAGCACGGAGGGCGTACCTTGGTGGCTTGGTCTCTGAACAGTCCATCCATTATGGAGCAGGAAGAAATTCGGGCTGCCGGGCTGGAGGAGCGCTTGGACGCTGCGGTCCGCTGTGCTGACTGGGGCTATGGGCTGGCCTTTCATTTTGATCCGATTATCTGGCATGAAGGCTGGCAGGAGGGCTACAGGACAACCATCCGGCGTTTGTTTGCCAAGGTACCTGCTGACCGTATTGCCTGGATCAGCCTTGGTGCTCTGCGCTACCTTCCCGCCTTACGGCCCATCGCTGCGGAGCGGTTTCCACGGTCGAACTTCTTCTATGAGGAATTTATCGAAGGGCTGGACGGTAAGGCCCGTTATTTCAGGACACAGCGGGTGGAGATGTACAAGCTCATTGCTGATGAACTGGCTCGCTTTGCCGATCCGGCCACCTGTATCTATTTCTGCATGGAGAGCGAGAACATCTGGCAGGAGGTGTTCGGGTACACTCCGTCGGAGCGGGGTGGCTTGCGGGCTATGTTGGACCGCTCGGTACAGGCTTGA